One uncultured Carboxylicivirga sp. genomic window, GCTATATCAAAATTTTGTTATTTTTGTCAGTGAAGTCAACCAGTAGACTATAAAGAAATCAATATCAATTGAGGTCATATGTACAAGAATCTTTTTAATAGAGTTAAGGATCTGCTTTTTAAGCCTGCAAAAGCTTGGGAGGGTATAGTGGCCGAACAAAATTCCATTAATGATGTTTTGATGACTTTTAGTTTGCCATTAATTGGAGCATACAGCTTGTCCATATTTTTGGGATATTTATTGGGGCATCAGGAATTGGATTTTACAATTGCCACTAAGTTAGCTGCATTTACTTTTTCGGCGTGCTTTTTTGGATTGTATCTTGCTTATTTTATTTTAATTAAAGTAATGCCTATTAATGTTTTAAAAGAAGATAAGGGGTTGGCATTTAAGATAATAGCTTATTCTTCATTGCCCATTTATCTTTTAGGAATCATAACGGCATTAATTCCGCAAACAATCTTCTTTTTCTTTCTGGTGATATATGCAGCATATATAATTTGGGAAGGATTAAAGATATTGAATGTTGAGTCGGAGAATAGAGGGTGGCAAACTGTAGTTTTAACTATAATGGTTCTGGTTTTGCCTTATGTGTTACACAAGCTGTTAATATACCTTAGTAGGTTTGCTTTATGAGTCAATCATCAAATAGAATAAATATACGCAATAAGCGCTCAACATTTGATTATGAATTAATTGAACGGTTTTCTGCTGGTATTCAATTAGCTGGCACCGAAATTAAGTCTATTCGTTTGGGTAAAGCCAGTCTGGTGGATTCTTATTGTTATTTCGTTAAAGGAGAACTTTGGTTAAAGGGAATGAGAGTATCAGAATACTTTTATGGGACCTATAATAACCATCAGCCTGAACGTGAACGAAAGTTACTTCTTAAGAAAAAAGAGTTGCAGAAATTAGAGCGTAAAACAAAAGAGTCAGGTTTAACAATTATACCTATTCGTCTTTTTTTGAATGATCGTGGTTTTGCAAAAATTGAGATAGCACTTGCCAAAGGAAAAAAACAACACGACAAGCGTGAAACACTAAAACAGAAAGATGCAAGTCGTGAAATGGATCGTGTTCGAAAAAAATACTAGAATCTTTTAATTACCACGCAACCTTTCTTTTTCTTATTCATCAGAGATATTAAACCAATGATGTATATGCGTAAGGAACTTTGCCTTTGTTTATGGTTGTGTTGTTCGCACGAAAAGTTTAATTTCAATACTCTGTTTCTTTTAACAAATTTTGAAATTTAATCTTGTTTGTGAGCGAACTGAATAAAATAATTGAGGAATGCCAAAACAATAAGCGAAGGGCTCAGCAACAATTGTACAATATGTTTGCCCCCAAGATGCTGGGTGTTTGTATGCGTTATTGCAAGAGCAGGAGTGAAGCAGAAGATTGCTTGCAGGAGGGGTTTATAAAAGTTTTTTCAAAAATACATCTGTTTGGTTTTAAAGGTTCTTTTGAAGGATGGATTCGAAGAATTATTGTAAATACTGTAATCGAATTCTATCGTAAGAAGCAACCTGAGATTTTGGTTGATGAATTTCCAACAATTTCGGAAGATGAAGAGGAAGTTTTTGTTCCTGTTGTCAGTCAACAAGAATTGTTGGCTATGATTCAGGAATTGCCTCCAAAATATAGACTGGTTTTTAATATGTATGCTATTGAAGGGTTTTCTCATCAGGAAATAGCAGAAGAGATGGATATTTCAATAGGTACATCAAAATCAAACCTGTCAAGGGCAAGGCAATGGTTAAAGCAAAAAATTGAAGAAAAGGTCAAAGGAAAAAAACAAGGGGTATGTTAGATCTCGGGAATAAAATAGATGAAGCCTTCCGAAATGGATTGGGTGGTATGGAGATTGATCCATCACCTGATGTATGGTCAGGAATAGAGTCAGGGCTTAATTCGGGAGGAAAGAAAAAAGGATTATTTTTTATGTGGAGTATGGTTGCTGCGGCTTCTATCTTGGCAGCTGTTATGACAACAATCTTTTTGTTTCAGGATAAAAATCCAAACGATTTATCCTCATCAATGGCTGAAATACCAAATACCATAATAGAAGAAAATAATATTGATAATAAACTAAATCCTCATACTAGCACTGAGCGGTTAAATAATGTTATTGAAAAAAATGAAATAAAACATGATGACAATAATTTAATTTTAGCATTAAAGGGAGATGCTAATAATAAAAGTAATAAAGCTGTTCTTTCTAGTACGACTGTTATCATTAAAGATAGAGAAGAAGAGCATTTCAAATATCTTAACAAAAAAGGTATTGAAGAACTCTATAGCCATTCAAAAATAAATTCCAGGCAACTGAAATCTGAAAAAAAGAACGAATATTTTCCATTGTATGCCTTTAATGATGAGGTAAAATCAAAAAATGATTATCAACTCTTGGTTGGAGGTGCCATTTCTTCCGCATATAATTATCGTCAAACATCCGGGGCTCCTGTTCGATCCTATGATTCTTACACCGAAAGTGGTGTTAATTCAATGGGTGGAGGTATAAATGTACGAATCGAAACCAGGAAAAGATGGAGTATTGAAACTGGAGTTGTTTATGCGCAATTAGGGCAAGAAATTAACAGTGCAGTCAATTATGCGTCTGATTTAATGTATAGCGATGCCATGATTAATGCTAGTGTGGACTTGCCAAAAACCTATAATAACTCAATGGGTAAGATTAAGTTTAATACTAATAATAGTTCTTCAGCTCCCCAATTGAATTATGAGGTGATGGGATCTATTTATGATATGGCATTGTTATCTGAAGGTGATGGAATAAGACAGACATTAGAATATATTGAGATACCATTAATGGCTAGGTATAAATTGATTGAAGGATTTTCGATTTTATCTATTGCAGGAGGTTTGAGTTCGAATATTTTAGTTGGTAATACTGCTTATCTTCTCGATGGCAATAGTCGTTTGGAAGTTGGTGAGATGGAAGGTATAAAGCCCGTTTCGTGGAGTAGCTCAGTAGGTTTAGGACTGGAGGTACCTGTAACCAAAATGGTTCGTATAAGCATTGAACCTCGTTTTAAATATTACTTGGAATCAATTAATGATAATTCGGATTATAACTTTCAACCCTATGCTTTTTCGGTGTTTGGTGGAATTTCCTTTTTACTAAAATAATTACGAAAAGCTGTTGACCATTTTATAAAATTCGCCCTTCGAAGAAATAAGATCTTCATAAGAGCCATTTTCATAGATTTCACCATCCTTTAATACAACAATTATATCTGCCAAATGAATAGTCGAAAGTCTGTGACTCACTATGATTGCTGTTCTGTTTCGAGTAATTTCTTTAAAATGTGAAATCAGATTCGCCTCGGTAAAAGCATCTAATGAACTGGTTGGTTCATCAAGTATAATTATCTGAGCATCGTTATAAAAAGATCGGGCAAGAGCAGTTCGTTGCCATTCGCCTCTGCTAAGCATTTCACTATCTTTGAACAGTGTTCCTAAAGGTGTTTCATACCCTTTTTTTAGGTTGTCGAAAATGTTATGAATACCAGCATTTTGGGCAGCTTTTTTTATTTGATCCATCTCATATGGTCGACGCACATTTCCATATCGGATATTATCTTTCGCAGAAACATTATAAAGCATAAAATCCTGAAAAATGATACTCATGTTTTCTGCAAGATCACTTGGATGAATGTCATTGAGATTGCAATTATCCAGTAAAATTTTGCCACTTGTTGGCTTATATAAACCGGCAAGAAGTTTTACTAATGTGGTTTTACCAGAACCATTGGCACCTACCAAAGCTATCGTTTTTCCAACAGGAATGGTAAGATTAAGATTTTTAAAGACCCATCTCTCAGTATTTGGATATTTAAAACCAATGCCATTGAATTGGATATTGGTTTTTAAAGGGGTTGGGAAATTTCCAATTACGTTTTTTTCAGAGGGAAGCTCAATTTGTTGAAAATCAAAAAAGTTTTTGAGAAATAAATTATCTTCTAGTAACGATGAAATGCGGGTCAGAAATTCTTGTAGTACCGCATAACTTCGTTGTAAAGCTAAAAAATACATAGCCATTGCTCCATTTGTAATCTTACCTTCAATTGCTTCAATAATAATAAACGAGAATACGAGCAGTAGAATAAGTGTGGCAAATACTTGTACCAAAGTTTCACGGAATGTTTTACTTTTTGATATGGCCCACTGTTTGCTCCTTAAGTTATCTCTTACTTCATTATACTTATTGCTAAATGTCTTACTTAAGTTGAAAATACGAACTTCTTTTGCGAAATCTTTTCCTACTAATAAGCGATTAAAATAATGTAATCGCCGTTCGTCTTCTGTTTGCTCTTGTTTTAAATCATATCCCTTCTTAGAAAAATATAGTCGAAAAATAATAATCGGAAAGCCGGCAACCATTAAAATTGGTATGATTAACCAGTTAAAGGTGGTTAAAACCGTCAGCATTACAATTAAGGTAATTGTATTCTGAAGTAATCCCAGCAGACTGTAAAATACTTTGCTTGGTCTGAAATTAGCTTCATTAACAGCTCTGAAAAATAAATCCTGATAGGTGCTATCCTCAAAAAAACCATATGGTAATCGAACCGTCTTAAAATGAATGAGGTTTTGTATGTAATCATTCAAAAAATGAGAATGTCTTTCTCTTACAAGATTATTCACAGATCCACTAATGGCATTAAGAAGGAAAAATGCTCCAACCAAAGTTAAAGTCGGATATAGATTGGATATTGCAAAATTATTGTTGGAGCTGGAAGAGCTCACAATATCAATCAATTGTTTTACGACCAGCAGAAGCAAAAGTGGTATAAGGCCCCTTATAATAGTAAAAAATGCATTTATAAAAGTCCATTTTGGAGAACTTAGATAAACCAATTCTACTGCCTTAAAGATATGTTTTAATGAATGTGATTTTTTAGTGCTCATTAATTATGTTGCATATAACACTAAAGTAATATTAATAATCCAGCAATTTAAAAACCATATAGAGAAAATATTCTAATAGGTGATTCTTGTGTGTTGAAATTTCTATATGGATTGATGTTTCAATTTTAAATATAATAATGCGTTATATCTTATTATGACTCTTGGAAATTTTCCTAAATGTGGCATCAATTGTTTTGAAATTCTAAAAATCCAATGATTAACAGATTGATAGCTGTTTTTTCTTGTTCTACCAATTACTTTCCCTAAAATATCCTGTTGTGACAATATAGGGTCAGCAGAAAAAAGACTATCTCCTTTACACATAACTTTTGTATCCGAAATGGTAATTATTCTATGAGCGATAAGTGTTTCTGTACCTTTAAAAACGATAATGTCACCTTTCGTGTAATTGCCTTCTGGTGATATCTTTAATTTGTCTCCCGGCAATAGCAAAGGAAACATACTGATTCCATGAGCTTGAATCTCTGTCGTTTTACCTTCTTTTAAAAGATCAACGATAATATTTATGAAATCATTCTTATCCAAATTTATTCAGAATTAAATCGATAATGTCACCGTCGGGTTTGAAACCAACTTCAAATACACCAATGCTTTCAACTGTTTGGGTAATATAATCCAATCTTTCTTTAATCTGCAATTCGTTGAAATGATATTGTATACAATTACTCAAAATAGAAAGGATTCCACTGGTTCTACTTAGGGGTTTAATGTAGTTATGGGGTGATTGCTTAATGATGAAAAGTCTACTAAGCTGTACACTTTTATTAACATCTTTGTAATATGGCATTGGAGTGTTGTATAAATAATAATCGTTACCATATGGATTAACAATAATCCTGTCATCATTAATGATAGTAGCTCCTTTTTTTTGCCATAGTTTTGCCATGGTTGTTTTACCGGTACCCGAAACTGCAGAAAACAAAAATCCAGCTCCATTATAGTTTACAGCTGAAGCATGCATAATAAAGCCTTTACTACTGTGAACAAAGTATTGTAAAATCAGGATTCCAATAGGGTGAAAGAATGGATCAATTTCAATGGTTTCTTTGGATTTGGTTATCAGCTGCAAATTAATCGCTTTTTCTTTTTCGTTAATTGTTGCTAAGCCTGAATGTATGTCAATATCTTTTTCAAACTCGAAGTGAATGAATTTGTTGGAATCATTTTTTAGTAGCTTCCACTTGTAAGGAATTTCTTCTTCGAAGGATTGAGCCCCTTTAAATACTGTTTGAAGGTTGATGAGGTCGATTTCTTCTATACAGTCAATGTTTATTATCCAATCAGGCTTTTCAGAACTTTCTATGAAAAGCTGACTTCCACAGAACGTTTTAGGTAATAAAAAAGGACATAAGAAATTAACTTTTATTCTTATATCCCCAATATTGTAAATGGTGCTATTTACCATTGATCAATTACAAGTTATCGTAATCTGGTGTTGTGCCACCAAAAGGAGTCTCTGAATTAAGAGTGGTTGGATATTCAGGTGATGGACCAGGAGCTGCAGAGCCACCCCAGGGATCACCAGATGGATCATCTATTCCCGAAGTCATAATAAGACAGATTTCTTGATCAATCTGATAAGTTTCGATGGTAGGCGGTATATATGCTCTTTTAATCTTCATTTATTATAATCACTTAATCAAGTGGTTTTATGATTTTGGCTTTAACTGCTTCAGAAATAAAAGCTCTTATATCATCTTCAGCAACTTGTTTATCTACTTCAAATTCTTTACAAACCAACTGTAATATTTCGGTTTCTGTTTTAGGTTCAAATAATTGATCATAAATAAATAAGCCAACTTCATTTAAGGAGAAAACTTTATTCATTTGTGCAACTTCTGATGTAACAGGAACTATAACCAATTCATCTCCAATCTTTTTTTCTACGTATCCTGTTACTTTTCTAAAACGCTGTTCCACTGTAAATAAATTAGTTGCAAAAATATAAAAAAACCACTATTAGCCTTGGCTAAAGGTTAAAAGTTTATTTTATTTTGACTAAATTGCTATTTTACTGCTTTAATAAACACTTAAATTTGCGAATAGTTTAAAATTCTAATCGTGCAAAAGGAGCAGTTTCCTGACCAACAAACTCTTTTCGTAAATATTTATAATAACCATTAATTGCAATCATTGCTGCATTGTCGGTCGTGTACGCAAACTTAGGTATGTAAGTTACCCAATTATATTTATGAGCCGATTCATTTATTCTGTTTCGCAATCCGGAGTTGGCAGAAACACCTCCAGCCAAAGCTACCTGCTTAATACCAGTGTCTTTCGAAGCCTTAATTAATTTGTCCATTAAAATATCGATAATGGTCTTTTGAAGAGAGGCACAAATATCATTTTTATTTTCCTCAATAAAATCTGGATTGACCTTAATCTGATCTCTTAAGAAATAAAGGAATGATGTTTTTAACCCACTAAAACTGTAATCGTAATTATCTATTCTTGGCTTGCTAAAAGAAAAAGCATTTTCATTGCCCTGTGTAGCAAGTTTATCAATCAGAGGTCCTCCCGGATAAGGTAAGCCCATTACTTTAGCACATTTATCAAATGCTTCTCCTGCAGCATCGTCAATGGTCTGTCCAATAATCTCCATCTCCAAATGACTTTTTACCAAAACAATTTGACTATTACCACCTGATACAAGGAGACATAAAAATGGAAATTCAGGTTGATCGGTGTCTTCCGGATGTTCTTTAATAAAATGGGCTAGAACATGTGCATGCAAATGGTTCACTTCAATTAAAGGTAGATTATTAGCCAAAGCGAAACCTTTAGCGAAAGAAGTACCAACCAATAACGATCCCATTAGACCCGGGCCACGAGTAAAAGCAACAGCATTAATTTCTTCTTTATCTATTTTGGCATCCTTGATTGCTTTGTCAACAACCGGTATAATATTTTGCTGATGAGCTCGCGAAGCTAATTCAGGTACAACTCCTCCAAAAGCTTTATGCACATCCTGATTTGCAACACAATTTGAAAGGATCACTTCATCTTTAAACACTGCTGCTGAAGTATCATCGCAAGATGATTCAATCGCTAAAATAATCACACTCATAATTTCTTCTTATAGAATTAGCTTCCTAGTCGTTTAAATTCCTTCTTTTTCTTAATTTTGGTGGGGTTTTAAACGGGTCAAAAATATAAAAAAAAATATCAAAATAGGACTGTATGTATTAGCGGTGCCATTGGGCTTACTGTTAATAGCATATATGCTTGTTCTAATTCCAGCAGTTCAAACACGCATTGTTTCTTATTTGACCAATCAATTATCTGAGGAATTTAATACAGAAATTTCTGTTGGTAAAGTTTATATTAAGCCTTTTTCAAGTGTTATTCTTAAAAATGTATTGGTAAAAGATCAGCAGAATGATACTTTAATGTTTGTTGAATCCCTCACGTCTCATATCGATTCTGTTTATTTCAGAGATAAAAGAATTTACTTATCAAGCCTCTCAATAAAAAAGCCTTTTATTAATATTTATCAGCAAGATTCGCTTTTTAATTATCAGTTTCTATTTCAGAAGAGAAATCAACCTGATACAATTGCTAATTTATGGAAGTTTGGAGTTAAGTCGGTTAATTTGACGAAAGGGGATGTTGTTTTTAAAAAAACAAAGAAAGATCCAATTCTGATCAATGGTGTTGATGTTGTATTAAGTGAGATTCGTAAGGACAGTGTTTTTTCATTACGTCTGGATGAATTACGTTTGACTGAAAAGGGTGGATTTATTGTTCAAGGGGCTTCTGGCTTAATTAGTGCCGGAAAAGAAAATTTGACTTTAAGTCAGATGCAGCTTAAAACATATAATTCCAGAATTGATTTGGATAGTTTGTTCATTCACTATGATAATTCGAAGAATGGACCGGAAAAACTGGATAAATTTTACATCGGGTTAAAGCCATCCTATATCTCGCATCGTGACTTGGGCTTATTTGTTGATTTAAAGCAATTGGGTAATCTGCCGTTTAATATTTCGGGTGAAGCTTATGGCTCTATAAAAAATATTAAAGGCCGAAATGTTCGTTTCGATTTTGGTGCTGAGTCTTCCATTTCAACCAGTTTTGATATAAATGGGTTACCAAATATTAATGAAACATTCCTCTATTTAAATATAAAAGACCTATATACTACTCCAGCTGATCTTCGTTATATCATGGCATATGATAAAGTGATGGCCTATCAATTACCAAAGTCTTTGGATAATTTAGGTAATATTCATTATAAAGGAAGTTTAACTGGATTTTTAAGTGATATTGTTGCTTTTGGTGAGTTTTCTACCGATTTAGGATCGATCACTACTGATATTGGTTTGAAAGTAAACGATAACCAAGGTCTTGTTTTTGCTGGTAATATTGCCACATCTGATTTTAATGTGGGCGGAATTTTGGGGGCCTCAGAACGGATGGATCATTTATTTATGGAGGTCTCTATTCGTGGAAACAGAAAGTCATCCGACTCATTTTATGCTTTTATGGATGGAGTAATTGATTCGTTGGAAATCAATCAGTATAATTATAAGAATATTACCCTAAACGGACTGTTTGCCAATAATAAGTTTGATGGTTCATTCGGAGTTGATGATCCCAATGGAAAGTTGGCCTTTAACGGTAAAATTGATTTGTCGGAAGAAGAACCAAACTTTGATTTTAAAGCCATTATTGAAGGTGCAAAACTGGATAAACTAAATCTGCTTCCAAAGATTGAGGACAATGAACTGTCTATGGTTTTAACATCTAATTTTACAGGTAAAGATATTAATGATGTTATCGGTTATATTACAGTTAATAATGCTGAATTTATTTCACCGGAGCACAATGTAAAGATGGACTCTTTATTGTTGATTTCTGTAAGGGAAGGAGATGAAAAACATATTGTTTTACAGTCAGATTTGATGGAAGGTGATTTAATAGGAACATACAACTTTACCTATTTCAGACAAATCTTTATAAAACACTTACAGCAGTATCTGCCGGCATTAGAGAATTTATTACCTCAAAAAGAAGTGAGACTGCGCGAGAATGATTTCACTTTTTCATGTCGCTTGAAGAAAATGAGTGAATTGATGCATTTACTTCAACCAGATCTTATGGTTTCAGATGATGGTATTGTGTTGGGTAAATTTAATAGTACGGAAAACATTCTCGATCTTACTGTTGAATTGGGTGAGTTTGAATATAAGAAATTAGTTCTGGTTAATCCGGAATTGCAAATAGCCTCAAATGATAAGAATGACCTCTCGATTATTACAAGATGTAAAGAGGTTCTGTTGAATGAATCGTCTCTATTACAAAATTTTAGTTTACACAATTTGCTTTATAACGATTCTGTTCAGGTTAATGCCTACTGGAATAACTGGAGCGAGGTGAACAATAGTGGTTCAATACATGCAGCCGCCAATATAAAAAGTAATAGTTCAGGCCTTTATGCTTCTATCAATGTCGAACCTTCATATGTGATGGTAAAGGATAGTATTTGGGAGATTCAGGCAACCCGCATCAATTATCATCCCATGGGATTATCAATGAGGAATTTCAGAATTCATCATAATAACCAGGAATTGGGTATTAATGGATTCTTGCATAAAACAGCAGAAGATGGATTGGAAGTGCATATGCAGAATATCAGACTTGGCGATATTGTCTCCGCTCAAAATGTTGAAGGTTTAAGTCTGGATGGATTATTGAATGGTAACGTTCATATTGCAGATTTTTATCGGACACCTATTGTTACAAGTGAATTAAAAGTTGCAGATTTTGTATTTAATGATGATCAGATTGGAGACTTTTATCTAAATACCGACTACATGCCGGCAGAAAAAAGACTGGCAATAAACTCCAAAATACAGAAAGGGGAGAGTCAGCCTTTGCTGGGGGGCGGATATCTGGATATGAATACTCTGGCCATAGATCTCAATTATAAACTTGACAGTTTGGAAATTGGGTTTCTTAATCTTTATTTAAAGAAGATTATGCAGAACCTATCCGGAACAGCCTCAGGAGATTTGGCTGTTCAGGGTAAGATTACCGAGCCTGAGTTGGTAGGTAGAGTAAATATCAATAAGGCATTTTTTGACGTCGACTTGTTGCAAACAACTTATTCAGTTTCTGATTCGATAATATTCAGACCTCATCAGATTGATTTTAGATCGATGACGGTGCGTGACAGGTATGGTAAAGAAGGATCATTTAATGGTGTGATAAATCATACCGGGTTTCATAATATGACCTATAATCTGGCATTACTTACTAACAATATGTTGGTTTTGGACACCAGGTTTAAGGATAATCCTATCTATTATGGAACTGTGTTTGCTGATGGCAACATGTCCATAACAGGAAGAACAGATGATTTAATAATTGATATCAGTGGGCAGACCAAGAGTAATACTCTTTTTTATATTCCTTTAACAAGCGATGAGGTTATAGAAGAATCAAATTTTATTCGATTTGCAAAACCTAAGCTCGACCAGTATGAAGCGATTAATGAAGAGCCGGAAGAAGATTATTTAACTGATTTTTCAGGAATGACGGTAACAATGGATTTGGATATTACACCAGATGCACAAACACAAGTGATCTTTGATTCTAAAATTGGTGATATTCTTAAAGGAAGCGGAAATGGGAATCTTCAGATAAGGATGGATAAAGAAGGTGGCGTTAACTTTTTTGGTGATTTTAGTTTTGTTGAAGGTGATTATTTATTCACGTTACAGAATGTTTTGAATAAACGATTTATCATTAATCAGGGAAGTAAGATACGCTGGGATGGTGATCCGTATGATGCAAAGATTGATTTGAATGCAACTTATAAACTGAAGGCCTCATTATATGATTTGGTTCGATCGACTATTACGGATGAACAAATGCTTCAGGATTATAGCCGACGAATTCCTGTTCATTGTAACCTGTTGTTGAATGATCGATTGATGAAACCCAACATTAAGTTTCAGATTGAGACTCCTTCTGCTCAAAAAAATAACCAGGATGTAATTGATGCGTACATAAATACAGAAGAAGAATTAAACAGACAGGTTTTATCACTTCTGGTATTGAATAGATTTTTTACCGATGATAATTTATCAAATACGGTT contains:
- a CDS encoding translocation/assembly module TamB domain-containing protein encodes the protein MLVLIPAVQTRIVSYLTNQLSEEFNTEISVGKVYIKPFSSVILKNVLVKDQQNDTLMFVESLTSHIDSVYFRDKRIYLSSLSIKKPFINIYQQDSLFNYQFLFQKRNQPDTIANLWKFGVKSVNLTKGDVVFKKTKKDPILINGVDVVLSEIRKDSVFSLRLDELRLTEKGGFIVQGASGLISAGKENLTLSQMQLKTYNSRIDLDSLFIHYDNSKNGPEKLDKFYIGLKPSYISHRDLGLFVDLKQLGNLPFNISGEAYGSIKNIKGRNVRFDFGAESSISTSFDINGLPNINETFLYLNIKDLYTTPADLRYIMAYDKVMAYQLPKSLDNLGNIHYKGSLTGFLSDIVAFGEFSTDLGSITTDIGLKVNDNQGLVFAGNIATSDFNVGGILGASERMDHLFMEVSIRGNRKSSDSFYAFMDGVIDSLEINQYNYKNITLNGLFANNKFDGSFGVDDPNGKLAFNGKIDLSEEEPNFDFKAIIEGAKLDKLNLLPKIEDNELSMVLTSNFTGKDINDVIGYITVNNAEFISPEHNVKMDSLLLISVREGDEKHIVLQSDLMEGDLIGTYNFTYFRQIFIKHLQQYLPALENLLPQKEVRLRENDFTFSCRLKKMSELMHLLQPDLMVSDDGIVLGKFNSTENILDLTVELGEFEYKKLVLVNPELQIASNDKNDLSIITRCKEVLLNESSLLQNFSLHNLLYNDSVQVNAYWNNWSEVNNSGSIHAAANIKSNSSGLYASINVEPSYVMVKDSIWEIQATRINYHPMGLSMRNFRIHHNNQELGINGFLHKTAEDGLEVHMQNIRLGDIVSAQNVEGLSLDGLLNGNVHIADFYRTPIVTSELKVADFVFNDDQIGDFYLNTDYMPAEKRLAINSKIQKGESQPLLGGGYLDMNTLAIDLNYKLDSLEIGFLNLYLKKIMQNLSGTASGDLAVQGKITEPELVGRVNINKAFFDVDLLQTTYSVSDSIIFRPHQIDFRSMTVRDRYGKEGSFNGVINHTGFHNMTYNLALLTNNMLVLDTRFKDNPIYYGTVFADGNMSITGRTDDLIIDISGQTKSNTLFYIPLTSDEVIEESNFIRFAKPKLDQYEAINEEPEEDYLTDFSGMTVTMDLDITPDAQTQVIFDSKIGDILKGSGNGNLQIRMDKEGGVNFFGDFSFVEGDYLFTLQNVLNKRFIINQGSKIRWDGDPYDAKIDLNATYKLKASLYDLVRSTITDEQMLQDYSRRIPVHCNLLLNDRLMKPNIKFQIETPSAQKNNQDVIDAYINTEEELNRQVLSLLVLNRFFTDDNLSNTVSDGNRSTGNNAALVTTSEMLSNQLSHWLSQISNDFDIGVSYRPGEEGISNDEIEVALSTQVFNNRVTINGNVGYGQDNTRTSNLIGDFDVDVKLNQSGTLRGKAYTVTNNDIIYTESPTRQGVGISFKEEFDSVRELMRKYWRKFTGEGKKEDDE